GCCATGGGCCTTCATCGCCGGCAGCAACGGATCGAGCCCGCGCGCCGCCAATGCCGCGACCTCATCGAGCGCACCCGTATCGAGCATCGCGCCGAACCGGGCGTCGATCCGCGCATAAAGCTGCTCGCGTTCCGGCGCGAGAAACAGCGCGTGGAATTCGCCCTGCGGCAGCAGCGGCGGCAGGCCGTCGCGATGCCAGTCCGGCAGCGGGCGGCCGGTGGCCTCGACGACCTCGAGCGCCCGCGCGATGCGGCTGCGATCGCGCGGCTTCAGCCGTTCGGCCGACATCGGGTCGCGCCCTGCAAGCTCGGCATGCAGCGCCTCGACGCCATGTTGCTCCAGCCTCGCGCGCACGCCCTCGCGCACCGCGGGCGGGATCGGCGGCACCGCCGACAGGCCGCGCGTCAGCGCCTTGAAATAGAGGCCCGAGCCGCCGACGAAGATCGGCAGCCGCCCCTGCTCACAGGCCTCACCGAGCATCTTGGCCGCATCCGCCACCCAGGCGCCGGCGGAGAAATTCACGCCGGCGTCGACATGGCCGTAGAGCCGGTGCGGAACCAGCGCCTCCTCGCTCACAGTCGGCCGCGCGGTGATGATCCGGAGATCGCGATAGACCTGCATGGAATCGGTGTTG
The window above is part of the Bradyrhizobium sp. PSBB068 genome. Proteins encoded here:
- the miaA gene encoding tRNA (adenosine(37)-N6)-dimethylallyltransferase MiaA — encoded protein: MQAHSGLLDKAVLIAGPTASGKSALALALAQRTGGIVINTDSMQVYRDLRIITARPTVSEEALVPHRLYGHVDAGVNFSAGAWVADAAKMLGEACEQGRLPIFVGGSGLYFKALTRGLSAVPPIPPAVREGVRARLEQHGVEALHAELAGRDPMSAERLKPRDRSRIARALEVVEATGRPLPDWHRDGLPPLLPQGEFHALFLAPEREQLYARIDARFGAMLDTGALDEVAALAARGLDPLLPAMKAHGVPALIRHLKEEISRQEAAEIGRADTRHYAKRQFTWFRHQLPEFEWVAPEAARGWLESRIP